In Leucoraja erinacea ecotype New England chromosome 20, Leri_hhj_1, whole genome shotgun sequence, the DNA window TAGTGTCTTACACAGTTAACATTGCTACAATTATGTTTTTTATATAATCTTTTACTGGATAATACAAGGAATCTTGTGTTCGGCTGCATTCTCCTGTCAACCCATCTGTGTCCTTCCAATTTACCTCTTGCAAGAGCATTATTTTACCCCAATGCTTCATTCACAGAGAGGTTCCTTTAATTTATTTagggtttttttttccagagCCCTTTGGATAATCTTCAACATGGCTCGAATTACTTTATTTTCCTTTTGATTTTGGTTTATTTCAATCTCCATAAGACCCTTACATTTTCTTATTCAACATTTGCTCTTCagaagacatagaaaataggtgcaggagtaggccattcggcccttcgagcctgcaccgccattcaatatgatcatggctgatcatccaactcagtatcctgtacctgccttctttccataccccctgatccctttagccacaagggccacatctaactccctcttaaatatagccaatgaactggcctcaactacattgtcTTGTTAATTGCCCTACCCCTCCTCCTTTGTGCTACAATGAAGACAATGAATTATGTTCTAATAGTAAAATGCTACtgcctcaatcccccccccccatatccccatattATAACAGTTCACAATGAGTTTCCACATGCCTCCCATGTATGTCCAGTGCGGTCTGCAGAACCCTTACATACTTAAAGGAACATCTCGATTCAGTCACTCCACTTGACCCAACCTTTGTGTGGGCTCATTGTCCTAGTCCTTCCACATCTTACTTTCATGAATGATAACTGCGAATCAGATTGTTCATTTACCAAAAAAACAAGATTTGAATTTGCAACCTTTCCTATTCTGTAAACTCACGATACTCAGTCTCAAAAAGAGTCGACTACCTGGCGTGTAAATATATACAGGCAATGAGTTTTAGAACTGGAATTGGTTACATTGAATTGAGTGTTTCTCCAACACAACTAAGAGGTTCAGGAAACTGTCAAGACTTCCAATTTCCAAATAGCTATCTGTGCTGATAAAATATTCAGTAGGATAAAGAAGGGGTGAAAAAATAGTCAGTGCATGCAGGACCATTTACAGGGTGCACAaatataaaaaaatcaaaatccaTACAGAATGGAATGAAGGAACTTGACATCAGTTGAACAATCTTTttattatgacaatagacaaaattaaatttaaagttaAACTTTCctacactcccccacccccaaaaatATGGAAATAGTAAATGTTTTGTTAATCAAAGCGAAGAATGCGAATAtagaaaaatgaaaacattttaggTTTTTAACATCAGTATTATTAAATTTTCTAACCAGATATTATTAGAATGTGTGACAAATCCTTTAAGGGATATCTAGATTTCAATGAACTACCTCAACAGTTGCACAGAGTGACATTTTTCACACCAAATCCAGAAACCAGCTCATCATTCAATAAATATCCAACAATTTGAATTTAAAGGAAAGTCACAACCAACACTGAAAAAATTATCTTCGCATTTGGTGAGAGTGATTTAACAGTCTTAAACACTCTTAAATTGGTACCTAAATGACAACATACTATTTACAACTGCTTCAATAAAACACCAGTAAGGAAATGAAAGGTTGTCAAGCTTTGTTGAGTGGGTTCAGGTCATCTACTACAACCAAGACTCTTAGCCAGAATTGGAAAAATTATACCAAAAAGGAAATAGCAGATAACTTATCCACTTTAAAATTTAAGAAAAAAGTTTTGCACCCCAAGACAAATAAAAAGCCATTGCCCAGTATGAATTTAGATAATGAGCATTTATAGTATTCTAGTATAATGGAACAGCTGACATTTACAGACATCACTTCACTGATTGTGGAACTTTGTAATATCAAGGCAAGAATGGTGATTTATTCATTACCTTTTATTGAGAGCATGTTTTCACCAAAGGGtagtatattttaaaaatatacagaACTATTAATTACTTGTTTCATTAACTTTATAGAGCAAGTGGAATGTTCAATAGTTTTGTTATTGTTGAGTGTGACGgacaaaaataattatttgtatTTAAAACTCTAAATGTAACGGAATGATTTATAGATTTGATTGATGGACAAATTCAAACCTCGATTTAATAAGAGCAACATCTCATAGTTTGCTTCTACTAGACATCCAAATGTGTTAATTCtataataacttgtgaaatagtaCATATACTTTGAAAATTATCAGCTCAAGTATGATTTACTTATACCAAAATCTGCAATGAGTTAAATGAATATTTACCAAATCCATCAGTAAAATCTTGGGAAGTTGGATGAGTGAAGTAGCTACCATTTACACTGTACTAGAAGCTGTTAACAGAAAATCTATGGTTACTGCCTTTGCTCTGAAACAAGCAACCAAAAACCATGTTTAATTAAAATCTTGACTGAGCAGTAGAAGAAAAAGGAGGGTTGTTGCTTAAACCAAAACTTTATCATATTACATTAAAATGTACCCATTTAAAAATTCATAACATTTTCAGGAACTACAAAGTTAACTGCCATTTTATTTCTAACATCAGTTGGTAAATGCAAGGGATTATGCGCAGACAAAAGATACACTGCAACCCGATTTTGCTATGATCTTTGCAGAGCCAGCCATGTTCTCAACCAACTAGGCAGCTACAAAACAGTTGCAGCTTCTATCTTCATAAAAGGGATTCCAAATAAATTTGCCAAGTGTCAATGGATTAATGGGTATTTCTAGATATGGCTTTGAATTAAGCTAAAGAAATTAAAATTACAGCAGGTGTGAAGCACAACTTCACTACATCAAGAATTTAATTCACATTATCACTCTTGTAATAACATTCACGACAAAACTTTACGGTAATACAAAATGGTGGTGCAGTGTTAAACTCTGATAATAACTTCTGATCACAATGAAAATAACAGATGGCTTATGGTGTCAAATCATAGTTCTTTTATAGGGAGAAGATTTTTACAGAATTTTGTATCGAAGAGAAATTGATTGAATTTTTCATAACACAAAACAGATCTCAATACAAGTGTGCTGACTTCACCGGAGCCTGGGCCATTATATTAACCTGAACACTCAGACAAATATCCTGTACCCTGCAACACTAATGAAAGGTGAAAAATAAGCTTCAGATTGAAAAAGTTGCTTGACAGAAAATTACTTTCCTTAAAGGGAAGATGTCTATGGGAATGACATTTTACAGGGTTATTTTTGCATCTTCATCTGCAGAACTgccataggaaaaaaaaaaatcattaatggCATTTGATTTTATGGGTCTTAAATTGAAGTTGCAGCAAACAAGCAGAATATCTCCATAGGTGGCTAACCAGCTATAAAGTCCTTGTTTCTCATCAGATGAACTTATTTTATTGTAGGGAACTATCAGCCAAACCAGAATTTACTGGATATGTTTCATGGTATCGTGTATCATGCTGGTGCCAAAGAGAGTCTGtacttttttaaatataaaaaacctatttgcttattttatttattttataaataaacTGCAGAGGAAAACTTGGAACATCAATGGAAAACAAATGCATACCTACATCTACGAATGTTTCTGCCAAAATGAAGTGCTAAATGGCAGAAATATATAAACAAGGGAAATTCAAAAGGGCTTTAAGAGTATTTTCACTTTTACATTAACTTTTTGGTTCAGTCAATACTTCAGATTTCACCAGCCTCCCTTTCTTCTGGACTTGCTGCATTTAATTCTGACTTCCCATTTGTACTCTCATGCTTTCTTTCTGACGAACTCTTCTCCTTTCGATCCTTATCTCTTGATTTTTCCCTAGGAGATCGATCCCGCGAAGACCTTGaaaaataacacttttatttaatACAAACCTCCAGTATTTGAGTTTCCACAATCGGCCCACAGGGCAGATTCTCCAATAGATGCAGTACGGAACGACACAGAATTACTCCAATTTCAACCCTGATACAAACCAGCAGAAAAGATACAATTGTTGGTACATCTGGAAGAATAGGCCAAAAGAGTTGCCAAGAGATTCCTTTTGACCACTGAGGAACCCTTGTCAGAAGTGCACAGGTTAATTAATCTGATTTGACTTGCCCCATCCATATTAGTTTTGTGAACAGTCAAAGACCAAGCTTACAATTCAGAAGAGGGTTTGCAAAATTTACAATGTAATGGGATGGATAGGAAGAACAAAACATTGTTAAAACCAAAGATAATTAAAATTCAAATTCTGTATAACATCAGTGAGTGGTCGTAGGTTCATATAGGGCGTGCACCAGCTAGGTTGTCAAGTTAATGTCACCTGGTAAGCAGAAAGCCGTCACCAGGAATAGTCACATTCCTTCCACTGAGGTTTTTACATCTCCATTGTTAGTGGAATAAAAAACCCAAATCTTTGAAACTCGCCAAAGGAAGAAGGATCTTAAGATATGTGGGAGTGAGGAGTCTATTTTTCACACTCAAACTATTTGAGATAACTCTGGAAACACTGATCCTCTTAGCAATGCAATTATTTGGCAGACCCTACAGAGCAAACACTATAGTCTGATCATTTCAGAAGTCAGTCatataacacggaaacaggtccttcggtccaacttgtccattgaACAAGTGCCCATCTTttagtcccatatccctctaaatcttttctattcATATAACGGTGCAAATGTCTTTCcaacattgttattgtacctgcctcaactaattcctttggcagctcattgtgTGTGCAAGAGTTGCTCCTTTGgtttcaattaaatctttcccccttcacttcaAACTTAtgcccactggttcttgatttcacAAACCCTGGGGAAAAGAGTGGCATTCACCCATTTTATGCCCCTTATGGTCTTGGACACTTTTAAAAGAgtaccccctcaatctcctatgcCAAGGAATAAATTAAAATGTAACTTCTGGGATCAGATAAATTAATCCCCTACAAAGGAAGATGCTCTCAACATAAATAGGGGAAATCGtcatggagagaaatggacagatttCGATAtctgaaaatgaattaaatttgCTAGGTTTTTAAGATACTTGCCAGTTTTAGGTTTTTCCCGAGTTGTCTTTCCCACTACCACCCAAAAACCTACTGCTTACCTAATTGTGATATTTTCAAATTTTATTGCATGTAATTAGAGAATGCAATTTTGAAAGGTTAATTTTGTGAGAAAACAGAGACTGATAAGAAATGTATAACTAATCACAAACAGATTTCTCAATCACAGCAAAATTAATTTGCTCTTGTGGTGATAACTAGTTTAAGTTTATCCATATTTCTCAGTTACATTTCTTGAGTAAGAAGGTTAAAAAGACACTCATATGTACGACAACACATCAAACCCATCACTATAATCTATTTCCTCTCACGGGAAAATAAGTTAATTTGAAAGACTGTTTACAATTCCAAGAGCATGGATGGTTTGATGGAACAGTTGAACCTTGGCAAGAGCTACAAATCTCCAACCATTAAATACAACAAATCATACATTAATAACTGGTTAGACTTCAATTAGTTAGACGGAGATCAGGTAAACAATTCGGCCAACATTTTACAGACATAACCTGTGTTCAGGATCATTGTATACAGATTCCTGTTAAAATCCATATCAACAATAGAAATTAATACAAATAAAATTTGTAACTAACAGCACAGGTCATGTTCAGTCATAAAAAGGGTTGTAACCTTCTGCAGTCTTAACACAGAATTACTGTCATAATGATTTGGAATGATATTCCAGAAATGTTAAACTTCAATAAGATCACGTCTTACTTATGCTTTGAACTCCGGTCCCTGCTTTTGTCCCTTGAACTGCGACAATGCCCCCTGCCGTGGCTATGTGATCGGGACCTGTGCCTTCGGCGCCTTTCTCGTTCTCTGGATCGGGATCTTGATCTGGACTTGCGTCGCTCATGAGCGGGAGAACTAGAACGTTTCCGCCTGTGGTCGCGTGACCTTGATCTGTAAACATTTCAACCAACGGTTAACAGTGGCAAGGCAGAACACATTCCCTCAACACGTAGAAATAAACAGCGGGTGACCCCTCGTGCACTGCAGTTGCTTTCCACTTAGAGTTTATTATTTCACAGCTAAAGAAATTTAGTCCACCAGTTTACTGTTTGAAAGACCAAGCAATCCAAATTTCAGCAAAATACTTGTAAATTCAGTAAAATTTTGTTTtacttctgggcagttaatattacaaatatgaacttctggttagaagatatggatcagcaaccagactggttaaagatcgaaaaggaagattgtttgccttttgaaattggctcTATTCTGTTAGCTCCCataaaactgaacaaaaaaacctatagtgaaaaccctataatatatagtggtatacaaatttggaaacaattaaaaatgactaaaattggataatttatcactctTTCTTCCCATTGCAAACAATCCATCATTTAAATCCTCtgtgttggataaaggttttacacaatggaaaaattatggaattaaaaaggtgggacatctttataggaaaggaatttttctttcatttcaggagttacaacagaattatggactacactcaaataactttttcagatatttacaatttagagattatgttaaatcacatacacaagaTTATAGAACTAGAGAGCCAGAAACTCTTGATGAATGTTTtaataaacatcctaatacagataaGTTAATctcatatttataacacccttttAGATAGTGTGGTTCCGTTGACGAAATTATATAGACAAGCATGGTAAAATGAATTAGACcaacctataatgaaagataattgggatgaaagtctacaacatatacatcaatgttcgttaaatgccagccattctttaatacaatttaaagtattacatagACTGCATTACTCTAAAACACAATTAAATAGAATTTTCCCACATttctctcctatctgtgataaatgtcaatactcagaggctaatttaactcatacttttgtaaattgtataaaaatcaaacgtttctggacggatatttttagattaatttctgaagttgttaatacccaattggatccagactcaaaactaataataggaatatcagaacaaagcctaaaacttacaacaagccaaagaaacttccTTGATTATAGCATAATAACTGGgataaaattaataataaaatttTGGGAAAagtccaacaacccccacaattaaaatgtggattatggagatgtcggagaccttcatttggaaagaactagacttgtcttaattgacaaacaagaattatttgctagaatatggtctccatttattgactttttgaaagggtaaattggtccggCACGGAAGTCTGACTGAAGCTTGAACCCAGGATTAAATgaataattatgtttaataatctacagacctatctccaaagttgtattattggtaatttattctattcttttttattgtgtttttttctcttctttctcactatctataaaaaaataaatagataaataaataaaatgggatACTGTCAACGGAATAGGTaaaacatttacaaaaaaaactgCGTGTAATAAATACTAAATACAGTCATCAGGAAAATTATGCTAATGGAAATCAGACCATTTCAACAATACTTCCAACAAAAGttaatttatttccaagtcaaaaaATATCAGGATGCAGATATCTGAAAACTATGGTAAAATAAAACCTGTTAAAAAGGTTTACAAGGTCTGGAAGAACTTTATGATAATTCTAGTGTTGGAAGCCTGTTCCAATGAGGGCACATTCAAGCACGGAGTACATTCCAGAAAATAGAGACCCATTAagcattctccccacatttcaaTACTTGTCACGTGTACTTCCGCTCCTATGTTAACAAATCTCCTTTGCAATcttttgggcggcatggtggcgtagtgctatagttgctgtcttacagccccaaacacctggattcaatcctgactacgggtactgtctgtgcggagattgtacaatctccctgtgacctgattgagttttccttgggtgctccggtttcctcccacattccaaagacgtacaagtttgtaggttaattggctttggtcaaattgtaaatcatccctagtgcgtATAGGATAGTGTAATTGGTGGACGGGATCGctgctcggcgcggactcggtaggtgGAAGTGCCTGTAAACGCTAAACGCTAATTCTGTTCCAAGGAAATTAACCCATTACTGTTTTCAAATTAATCAATGatcaactttattcagaatataaTCAATAACTTTACCAAGCCTTTTCTCAGAGAATTTACAAGTACATCGCAGGTAGCTTTATCAGGGACAGGTACAATAAAAGCCCCAGTTGCAATCCTGGGAGATGCAGAGAAAAGTTCAAGGAATAATTTGTCAGAATCTGGACCAAATATCCTGGGGTGTGGAGGCACAAGGGAGAATGTTCTCAGGGCAAGGGATCAAGGAGAACTCTGAATAGTTACAAAGTTAGAGATTGCCCCAGAAATTTAGCAAGAATGTTTTTGGGACAGAGAAAGAATTTGGCAGTGCTCCATTTATTTTAATAACACAGTTCTAGAAACAAAATTAGCCCTGCACAAGAGGGAGAAAAGGGGTCAGGAAGAATCACACTGTGAACCTACCTGGAACTATCGTTCCTATCCAGTGTTCCTGAATGTCAGAATGTCAAGCCTTCACCTCAAActccccacccgcccccccccccaaccttcaatttagtttgtcacgtgtaccaaggtacagcgaaaagcttttgttgcgtgctaatcatcAGATGCTATGTGATAATCCTATTACTGTTCTTTAAAAGATAAAAGATACAACATAAGTTGGTGAAGAAATCCAATTTTCCCCCATATACATTTCAAAAATTAGAACAAAAATTAATAACTTCCCCAGATTCAAGGCAAAACCTCAAGATAGTTCAAGTGATATATATGCCTTGTTGAAACACAAAGGAAAGGATGTAATTTTGTTACTAGGATATTACACGTACATTGCTTGTCTGTTATAACCTTTTTGGGACTTCAATCATCACTTTGCTCCCTGATAACTTTTTTAGAAAAACATAAGCACCTCAAATTTTCTCAGGGTTAAGTTTAAACATCGGCTGATGTGTGCAGGGAAATGTCTCAAAATGCACTCAATATATCAAATAAAAAAACATCAGATCAGGGCCCAAGCTAAACTAACTAATGAATGGAAGCAAAGATTAAAAGGATCTATTTAAATGCAGTTTACTGAATGAATATACAAGTATGCAATTAATTTATTGTGTTGAAATTTTTGAAACTGCATGGAGTCAATGGTTTACACTATTATTATTGGAaaatcagtccattgcattttaaatatcaacttttttttcaaaaagcaaacataatatcaaataatatttCAATGCAATATGGTAGAACAAAAGGTTTGGGTAAAGTCAAAGAGAAAGTGGCCAAatattgaatggattaaaaacataaaataattctACCACACGATTAAAAAACCAAACTCGATAATGTTATTTTGCTGTGCAATAAACCTACCGCTTATGATCTCTGCTACGTGATCTGGACCTGCAAAACAGTATTATTTAAGATGTTAATTATGGAAACACAATAGACAGCACAGAACACAATTTTTGTAATTAGTTGCTTAGAATCAACATTTAAGCTAATAATTGGTTTTTATAGATTTTATGAATTTATAAGCAAATTAATCAGAATACACAGATTATGATCAGAGAAATAAAACCTCCCAATGTAGTGATACATATGCACATTAGCTTACTTTCTTTTCatcttctcttctttctccctttcttctctcctcttTAATCGCTCTTGATTCCTTCTTTCTTGTTTATCTGCAACGATTTTCTACAATTCCAAAGAAAGGAATGAATGGGACTGAAGGAACATTCATCTCAACTATCAGTTACAAActaaataaatgttaaaaatatcTTGACAATTACTAAGGAAAATGGCATAAACTACAAAAAAGATTACTTCTAACAGTAACTGTGATGAAATATAAACTGAGGAAAAAAACATGCTTCATAAAAAACATTTGCTTTGTACTCCTACTTACAAATGTAAATTTTAACTTTGTTActgtataattaaaaaaatacctTCAGATGATCTAATTTCTCCCGTATCTGTATGAATCCCAAG includes these proteins:
- the luc7l gene encoding putative RNA-binding protein Luc7-like 1 isoform X2; this encodes MDLGECTKIHDLALRADYEIAAKERDLFFEHDAMEHLESFIVDCDRRTDIAKKRLAETQEEISAEVAAKAEKVHELNEEIGKLLAKAEQLGAEGNVEESQKVMQEVERVRTKKREAEDEYRNSMPASSFQQQKLRVCEICSAYLGLHDNDRRLADHFGGKLHLGFIQIREKLDHLKKIVADKQERRNQERLKRREEREKEEKMKRKSRSRSRDHKRSRSRDHRRKRSSSPAHERRKSRSRSRSRERERRRRHRSRSHSHGRGHCRSSRDKSRDRSSKHKSSRDRSPREKSRDKDRKEKSSSERKHESTNGKSELNAASPEEREAGEI